From a single Anaerolineales bacterium genomic region:
- a CDS encoding dihydrolipoamide acetyltransferase family protein has product MAETINMPKLGFDMAEGMLVRWVKQVGETINKGDVLAEIETDKATVEVESSASGVVLQHIVDQGSVVPVNAPIAIVGQEGEKVDVPSVDSGKKKEEIAADEKPPQTPPTPAPVSQAVPSAETSSAANSQSSVVKASPLAKKIARDNNINLASIQGSGPGGRVVKKDVEAALSSGQPSAVSRSMPQPVYQVNVTQEDTTVQTTKLRQAIGRRLVESKQTIPHFYVTHEYKMGALMDMRKQANAYLPDDEKLSVNDFILKAVALTLRQFPNLNATIKGNEIIQFGHVNVSVAVTVPGGLMTVVVKDADIKPLRQISAEVKTMAARARDGKVKPEDVDGSTFSTSNLGMYDVEDFVAIINPPEAAILAISSAREVPVVEGGELKAGWRMKATISVDHRVSDGAEAAQFMQKLAEFLENPVRMLV; this is encoded by the coding sequence ATGGCTGAAACCATCAACATGCCCAAACTCGGCTTCGACATGGCGGAAGGCATGCTGGTCCGCTGGGTAAAGCAGGTGGGCGAAACCATCAACAAAGGTGATGTGCTCGCCGAGATCGAAACCGATAAAGCCACCGTTGAAGTGGAGTCGTCCGCCAGCGGCGTCGTCCTTCAGCATATCGTAGATCAGGGAAGCGTCGTTCCGGTCAATGCGCCGATTGCCATTGTTGGACAAGAAGGCGAAAAAGTGGATGTGCCAAGCGTGGATAGTGGAAAGAAGAAAGAGGAAATAGCGGCGGATGAAAAACCGCCTCAGACTCCGCCGACGCCTGCTCCTGTTTCCCAGGCTGTTCCCTCCGCTGAAACATCGTCTGCCGCCAATAGTCAGTCGTCCGTGGTCAAAGCGTCTCCACTGGCGAAGAAGATCGCACGTGACAACAACATTAATCTTGCCTCCATTCAAGGATCTGGTCCTGGCGGACGTGTGGTGAAGAAAGATGTGGAAGCGGCGCTCTCAAGCGGACAGCCGTCAGCGGTCAGCCGTTCGATGCCACAACCTGTGTATCAAGTTAACGTCACCCAAGAAGACACAACGGTTCAGACGACCAAGCTCCGACAAGCCATTGGGCGCAGACTGGTCGAATCGAAACAGACCATCCCGCATTTCTACGTCACGCACGAATACAAAATGGGCGCATTGATGGACATGCGCAAGCAAGCCAATGCGTACCTGCCCGATGACGAAAAACTCTCCGTCAATGACTTCATTCTCAAAGCCGTGGCGCTGACTCTGCGTCAGTTCCCGAACCTGAACGCCACCATCAAAGGCAATGAGATCATCCAATTCGGTCATGTCAATGTCAGCGTGGCAGTCACCGTCCCCGGCGGCTTGATGACCGTCGTCGTGAAAGATGCGGATATAAAACCCCTGCGTCAGATCTCGGCGGAAGTCAAAACCATGGCGGCGCGCGCCCGCGATGGCAAGGTCAAGCCGGAGGACGTGGACGGCTCGACATTCTCCACCTCAAACCTTGGCATGTACGATGTCGAAGACTTCGTCGCCATCATCAATCCGCCCGAAGCGGCGATCCTGGCGATCTCCTCCGCGCGAGAAGTGCCTGTTGTAGAAGGCGGCGAGTTGAAAGCGGGATGGAGGATGAAAGCGACCATCTCCGTTGACCACCGCGTCAGCGACGGCGCGGAAGCCGCCCAGTTCATGCAAAAACTGGCGGAGTTTTTGGAAAACCCGGTCAGGATGTTGGTGTAA
- a CDS encoding alpha-ketoacid dehydrogenase subunit beta, which yields MAKITMREAISQALMEEMDRDPAVFILGEEVGVWGGTYAVTKGFYDKYGPERIKDTPIAENAILGAAIGAAMVGQRPIAELMTINFAFSAMDYIVNQAPKLRYMFGGQFKVPMVIRAVGGGGRQLGATHSQTPDAVFAHFPGLKVVSPGTPEDAKGLLKSAIRSDDPILFIEHATMYQVRGEVPEGEYTIPIGKSKVQREGSDLTIVTYCKGLELSMKAADELAKEGIEAEIVDLRTLRPLDMEPVLESFKKTNRAIVVEEGWKSYGVGSEIVSRIYEEAFDYVDAPILRVAQKEVPLPYNRTLEQAALPQVPDIVAAAKEVLK from the coding sequence ATGGCAAAAATCACTATGCGCGAGGCGATCTCGCAGGCACTTATGGAAGAAATGGACCGCGATCCCGCCGTCTTTATCCTCGGCGAGGAGGTCGGCGTGTGGGGCGGCACGTATGCCGTCACCAAGGGCTTTTACGACAAATACGGACCCGAAAGAATCAAAGACACTCCCATCGCTGAAAACGCCATCCTCGGCGCGGCGATCGGCGCAGCGATGGTCGGACAACGTCCGATTGCGGAATTGATGACCATCAACTTCGCCTTCTCGGCGATGGATTACATCGTCAATCAGGCTCCCAAATTACGTTACATGTTCGGCGGACAGTTCAAGGTCCCGATGGTGATCCGCGCGGTCGGCGGCGGCGGACGTCAACTCGGCGCAACGCATTCACAGACTCCCGATGCTGTCTTCGCGCACTTCCCCGGTCTGAAAGTCGTCAGCCCCGGCACGCCTGAGGATGCCAAGGGATTGCTCAAATCCGCCATTCGGTCGGATGACCCGATCCTGTTCATCGAGCACGCGACGATGTACCAGGTGCGCGGCGAAGTCCCTGAAGGGGAGTACACAATTCCGATTGGAAAATCCAAGGTCCAGCGCGAAGGAAGCGACCTGACCATCGTCACGTATTGCAAAGGTCTGGAGTTATCCATGAAAGCCGCCGACGAACTCGCCAAGGAAGGCATCGAAGCCGAGATCGTTGACCTGCGCACGCTCCGCCCGCTCGACATGGAACCCGTGCTCGAGTCGTTCAAGAAAACCAACCGCGCCATCGTCGTCGAAGAGGGCTGGAAGTCTTACGGCGTCGGCAGTGAAATCGTCAGTCGCATCTATGAAGAAGCGTTCGATTATGTGGATGCGCCGATCCTGCGCGTGGCACAAAAGGAAGTGCCGCTTCCGTACAACCGCACGCTCGAACAAGCCGCTCTTCCGCAAGTGCCCGACATCGTCGCCGCGGCAAAGGAGGTGTTGAAGTAA
- the pdhA gene encoding pyruvate dehydrogenase (acetyl-transferring) E1 component subunit alpha, translated as MKKEQLLDLYYQMVLIRRVEERGAELYQAGKIGGFMHLYIGQEAVSTGLIAAREPRDRVITAYRDHGVAINCGISADSVMAELLGKATGMSKGKGGSMHMADTEKNMWGGHAIVGGHLPIAAGFAVGDQYAKNDNITICMFGDGATNIGYFHEALNLSKTWGLRVLWVCENNQYGMGTAVNRASAVDEIRQKAEGYGMKNAEVNGMDVMAVYEAAKEAIDFVRKEGQPYFLEVDTYRFRGHSMGDPERYRKAEEVKQWQENDPIGIFNKYLLDKKVATRKALDEIEARVEEEVQKAVEFAETSPEPALEELFTDIYADN; from the coding sequence ATGAAGAAAGAACAATTGCTTGATTTGTATTACCAGATGGTGCTGATCCGGCGCGTGGAAGAACGCGGCGCGGAACTGTACCAGGCTGGCAAGATCGGCGGTTTCATGCACCTGTACATCGGACAGGAAGCCGTCTCGACCGGTTTAATTGCGGCGCGCGAACCGCGCGACCGCGTCATCACCGCCTACCGCGACCACGGAGTTGCCATCAACTGCGGCATCTCCGCCGATTCTGTCATGGCGGAATTGCTCGGCAAAGCGACAGGCATGTCGAAGGGCAAGGGCGGCTCGATGCACATGGCTGACACCGAGAAGAACATGTGGGGCGGCCACGCCATCGTCGGCGGACACCTGCCCATCGCGGCTGGATTCGCCGTCGGCGACCAATATGCCAAGAATGACAACATCACGATCTGCATGTTCGGTGACGGCGCGACCAATATCGGTTATTTTCACGAAGCCTTGAATCTTTCAAAGACATGGGGTCTGCGTGTGCTATGGGTCTGTGAGAACAACCAGTACGGCATGGGTACGGCTGTGAACCGCGCTTCGGCTGTGGATGAGATCCGCCAGAAAGCGGAAGGCTACGGCATGAAGAATGCCGAGGTCAACGGCATGGATGTGATGGCGGTCTATGAAGCGGCAAAGGAAGCGATAGACTTCGTCCGCAAGGAAGGTCAGCCGTACTTCCTCGAGGTGGACACCTACCGCTTCCGCGGTCACTCGATGGGCGACCCCGAGCGCTATCGCAAGGCGGAAGAGGTCAAGCAGTGGCAGGAGAACGATCCCATCGGCATTTTCAACAAATATTTGTTGGATAAGAAAGTCGCTACACGCAAGGCATTGGATGAGATCGAAGCGCGCGTGGAAGAGGAAGTACAGAAGGCGGTCGAATTCGCCGAAACTTCGCCCGAACCCGCGCTGGAAGAATTGTTTACGGACATTTACGCGGATAACTAG
- a CDS encoding HEAT repeat domain-containing protein, translated as MSWFSGSKQSEAKKLIPQLADSSKRDRAARDLIQLGADAVPPLLDALQTQDLNLLPIYQHLLARIPSASPMLTKALQTAHPLVRGRVAEIFAINKDKNAVPVLLDALQGEFFTVRARAALALGAIGDASVIPALFPLLKDAEEEVRIAACGAIGKFRDPSTFDEITEVLLTDPKIEVRKTAAGALGETRHPAAIPFLMEALRDPFWWYEKDQEVLVLLDAIEKMGQPVLDELIQALGDPERNVRKFAAMILGNLRDVSAIEELGMAVYDLHHEVSQAAAEALAKFGEPAIGVLREALTHPEAAVREHAIIGLGKIQHTHVAPLLIEMLHDPERIVRKQAVQSLGQLRDERAFSALKEIAADRSDREMSVLAKQIIEQMK; from the coding sequence ATGAGTTGGTTCTCAGGCTCGAAACAAAGCGAAGCAAAAAAGTTGATCCCGCAACTGGCGGATTCCAGCAAACGCGACCGCGCCGCGCGGGACTTGATCCAACTGGGCGCGGATGCCGTCCCGCCACTGCTGGATGCGCTTCAGACTCAAGACTTGAACCTGCTCCCGATCTACCAGCATCTCCTCGCCCGAATCCCCTCCGCCTCTCCCATGTTGACAAAAGCTCTGCAGACCGCCCATCCGCTCGTGCGCGGGCGCGTGGCGGAAATTTTCGCCATCAACAAAGATAAAAACGCCGTCCCCGTCCTGCTGGATGCATTACAAGGCGAGTTTTTCACAGTCCGCGCACGGGCGGCGCTGGCGTTGGGCGCTATCGGCGATGCGAGTGTGATCCCCGCCTTATTCCCTTTGCTCAAAGATGCAGAAGAGGAAGTCCGCATTGCGGCGTGTGGGGCAATTGGCAAGTTCCGCGATCCTTCCACTTTTGACGAAATTACCGAAGTTCTGCTGACCGACCCAAAGATCGAAGTGCGAAAAACGGCGGCGGGGGCGCTCGGCGAAACCCGTCATCCTGCCGCGATTCCGTTCTTGATGGAAGCATTGCGCGATCCGTTCTGGTGGTATGAAAAAGATCAGGAAGTGCTGGTTTTATTGGATGCCATCGAAAAGATGGGACAACCCGTGTTGGATGAATTGATCCAGGCGCTGGGTGACCCGGAACGGAACGTCCGCAAATTTGCCGCGATGATCCTCGGCAACCTGCGGGACGTATCGGCAATCGAAGAGTTGGGCATGGCGGTCTACGACCTGCATCACGAGGTCAGTCAAGCTGCGGCGGAGGCGCTTGCCAAATTTGGCGAACCAGCCATCGGCGTGCTAAGAGAAGCGTTGACTCATCCTGAAGCGGCGGTCCGTGAACATGCAATCATCGGATTGGGCAAAATTCAACATACCCACGTCGCTCCGTTGCTGATCGAGATGCTCCACGACCCGGAGCGGATCGTGCGAAAACAAGCCGTTCAGTCGCTTGGGCAGTTGCGTGATGAGCGAGCCTTTTCCGCGCTGAAAGAAATCGCCGCTGACCGTTCCGATCGGGAAATGTCTGTTTTAGCGAAACAAATTATTGAGCAAATGAAGTGA
- a CDS encoding alkaline phosphatase family protein, which yields MKLLFLFLDGIGLGKDDPDINPFVRADMPYLQSMLGGRKLTESAAPFESDIVSLHAIDPNLGVKGLPQSATGQAVLLTGINIPAELGYHYGPKPNPEVAQYLNGATLFSKTVKAGKKTALLNAYPPRYFDGIDSGKRLYSSIPLALTNAGIPLFTEKGYFTGNALSADFTGEGWREFLGFPDAPIFEPETAGNKLAEIAGEYDFSFFEYWASDYAGHKQDMEWAVRQLEIVDGVLKGLFANWETANGLILLTSDHGNMEDLSTRKHTDADVPLLLFGDMNMRTEFKRDLKDLASIAPAISSFLKI from the coding sequence ATGAAATTACTCTTCCTGTTCCTCGACGGAATCGGGCTTGGCAAGGACGATCCCGACATCAATCCTTTCGTGCGTGCAGACATGCCGTACTTGCAATCCATGCTCGGCGGGCGAAAACTAACAGAATCCGCCGCGCCGTTCGAGAGCGATATTGTCTCCCTGCATGCCATCGACCCCAACCTCGGCGTGAAAGGCTTGCCCCAGTCCGCAACGGGGCAGGCGGTCCTGTTGACGGGCATTAACATCCCTGCCGAACTCGGCTATCACTACGGACCGAAACCCAACCCCGAAGTGGCGCAATATTTGAACGGTGCGACCTTGTTCTCAAAAACCGTCAAAGCCGGAAAAAAGACCGCCCTGCTCAACGCCTATCCCCCGCGCTACTTCGACGGCATCGACTCCGGCAAACGCCTGTACTCCTCCATTCCGCTCGCGCTGACGAACGCAGGCATTCCCCTCTTCACCGAAAAGGGCTATTTCACAGGCAACGCTCTCTCCGCTGATTTCACCGGCGAAGGCTGGCGCGAATTTCTCGGCTTCCCTGATGCACCCATCTTCGAACCGGAGACGGCGGGAAACAAGCTGGCAGAAATTGCCGGGGAATACGATTTTTCCTTCTTCGAATACTGGGCAAGCGACTACGCCGGACACAAACAGGATATGGAATGGGCAGTCCGTCAACTCGAAATCGTAGACGGGGTTTTGAAGGGTCTGTTTGCGAACTGGGAAACGGCAAACGGACTTATCCTGCTTACTTCTGATCACGGCAACATGGAAGACCTGTCCACGCGCAAGCATACGGATGCCGACGTTCCGCTTCTTTTATTTGGGGATATGAACATGCGAACTGAATTCAAAAGAGATTTAAAAGATCTCGCCAGTATCGCCCCCGCCATCAGTTCATTCTTGAAAATTTAG
- a CDS encoding class I SAM-dependent methyltransferase, translating into MKNLFRRIKFETSYRFGSPPWDSGVSPPELYDFIASHPPARAIDIGCGTGTNLITLANAGWQVTGFDFAPRAVAIAKRKARQAGIQAEIFMDDATEMKTVRGQFELALDLGCFHGIEHKADYLIQLTRVLAPKGYWLMYGFFKESPLQSGPGLVEADMELISARGLTLISRKDGFDKKERPSAWFIFQIS; encoded by the coding sequence ATGAAAAACCTGTTCCGCCGCATAAAATTTGAAACCTCCTACCGCTTCGGAAGCCCGCCGTGGGATAGCGGCGTCAGCCCGCCCGAACTCTACGACTTCATCGCCAGCCATCCTCCTGCGCGCGCCATTGACATCGGCTGCGGCACAGGCACCAACCTCATCACACTGGCGAACGCAGGCTGGCAGGTCACAGGCTTCGATTTTGCGCCGCGCGCCGTCGCCATCGCCAAACGCAAAGCGCGTCAAGCCGGCATACAGGCAGAGATCTTCATGGACGACGCGACCGAAATGAAAACCGTGCGCGGTCAATTCGAACTCGCGCTCGATCTCGGCTGTTTCCACGGCATCGAACATAAAGCAGATTACCTGATCCAATTGACCCGCGTCCTCGCCCCAAAAGGATACTGGCTCATGTACGGATTCTTCAAGGAATCACCGCTTCAATCCGGACCCGGGCTTGTTGAGGCGGATATGGAGCTGATCTCAGCCCGCGGCTTGACCCTCATCTCCCGCAAGGACGGCTTCGACAAAAAAGAGCGTCCCTCCGCCTGGTTCATCTTCCAGATCTCATGA
- a CDS encoding thioredoxin family protein: MALKPVVDGLEKELGDQLFIIRLNIQETTGMELAPVYGFEFTPTFIFFDAQGNELWRMVGEFDPQLVRDSLK; this comes from the coding sequence GTGGCGCTTAAGCCCGTCGTGGACGGGCTCGAAAAGGAACTTGGCGACCAGCTTTTCATCATCCGCCTCAACATTCAGGAAACCACCGGCATGGAACTTGCACCCGTATACGGCTTTGAATTCACACCCACTTTCATCTTCTTCGACGCGCAGGGGAACGAACTCTGGCGCATGGTCGGCGAATTCGACCCGCAGCTCGTACGCGACTCTCTCAAATGA
- the fusA gene encoding elongation factor G, translated as MKEYTTEFLRNVALVSHGGAGKTMLAEACLHVTGATTRLGKVEDGTTVSDYDDEEHRRNISIYSSVIPIEHRDHKINLLDAPGYTDFVGEMISALSVADGAIILVDAVAGIEVGTELAWRYADQFNLPRFIVINKMDRDNADFEKTYAAVEEFVKINGKRALQVHLPIGEKQNFKGVVDIIGMKAYLGDGKTTGEIPAELKEAADKAHFDLVEAAAEGEDELMEKYLESGSLSDEEMVRGLEDVVYAGSFVPVFCAAGAHEIGVLALLNDVVDLLPSPLHAPKRVAQGKDGDEELTPSDSAPLAAYVWKTTADPFVGKMTYFRVFSGSIQADAHVWNQNKSADERMAGLHFHRGKEVIPTKVVHAGDIAAVSKLSATSTGDSFCDKGHPLVIVPPVFPAALYRVAVTPKTQADAAKISPTLTRLCEEDMTLSWQNDPITHETVLQGMGDQHIDVALNRAQTKFQVGLNTHEPKIPYREGITKKASAQYRHKKQSGGAGQFGEVHLRIEPLPDADFEFADELVGMNLSRSYLAPIEKSIRATMERGAFAGYPMSNVKVIVYDGKEHEVDSKPVAFEIAGREAFKLAVQDAGPVLFEPIMNVRVTIPDANMGDVMSDLNSRRGRVQGTDSEHGNTIIIAHVPMAEMLKYTTQIRSITGGRGYFTMEFDHYEMVPTHVAGQIIEAHRKELEAKKEE; from the coding sequence ATGAAAGAGTATACCACCGAGTTTCTTCGTAACGTTGCTCTGGTTTCGCACGGGGGCGCAGGCAAGACGATGTTGGCGGAAGCCTGTCTGCATGTAACAGGGGCGACGACCCGTTTAGGCAAGGTCGAGGACGGGACGACGGTTTCAGATTATGATGATGAAGAGCACCGTCGTAATATCTCGATCTATTCAAGTGTCATTCCCATCGAGCACCGCGACCATAAGATAAACCTGCTTGACGCGCCGGGCTACACCGATTTTGTAGGCGAGATGATCTCCGCCTTGAGTGTGGCTGACGGCGCGATTATTTTAGTGGATGCCGTTGCGGGCATCGAGGTCGGCACCGAGCTTGCCTGGCGTTATGCCGATCAGTTCAACCTGCCGCGTTTCATCGTCATCAACAAGATGGACCGCGACAATGCGGATTTCGAGAAGACCTATGCCGCGGTTGAAGAGTTCGTAAAAATAAATGGGAAACGCGCCCTTCAGGTCCATTTGCCGATCGGTGAGAAGCAGAATTTCAAGGGTGTGGTGGACATCATCGGCATGAAGGCATATCTGGGCGATGGAAAGACCACGGGGGAGATCCCAGCCGAACTTAAGGAAGCGGCGGATAAAGCCCATTTCGATCTCGTTGAAGCCGCAGCCGAGGGCGAAGACGAATTGATGGAAAAATACCTGGAGAGCGGTTCTCTCTCCGACGAGGAAATGGTGCGCGGTCTCGAAGATGTCGTCTACGCTGGGAGTTTTGTCCCGGTCTTCTGCGCCGCCGGCGCACACGAGATCGGCGTTCTCGCCCTGCTCAACGACGTTGTTGATCTGCTTCCGTCCCCGCTGCATGCCCCCAAGCGTGTGGCACAGGGCAAGGATGGCGATGAAGAATTAACGCCGTCCGATTCTGCGCCGCTGGCTGCCTATGTGTGGAAGACCACTGCCGATCCATTCGTTGGGAAGATGACCTATTTCCGTGTGTTCTCCGGCAGCATCCAGGCGGATGCGCACGTCTGGAATCAGAACAAGAGCGCGGATGAACGTATGGCGGGTTTACACTTCCATCGCGGCAAGGAAGTGATCCCGACGAAAGTTGTCCATGCCGGTGATATTGCTGCGGTTTCCAAGTTGAGCGCCACATCCACGGGTGATTCGTTCTGCGATAAGGGACATCCGCTTGTGATAGTTCCGCCGGTCTTCCCTGCCGCGTTGTATCGTGTGGCTGTCACGCCGAAGACACAGGCTGACGCTGCCAAGATCTCCCCGACGTTGACCCGTCTTTGCGAAGAAGATATGACCCTTAGCTGGCAGAACGACCCCATCACGCACGAGACAGTTTTACAAGGCATGGGTGACCAGCACATCGACGTCGCATTGAATCGCGCACAGACCAAATTCCAGGTTGGGCTGAACACACATGAGCCGAAGATCCCGTACCGCGAAGGGATTACCAAAAAAGCCAGCGCACAGTATCGCCATAAAAAACAATCAGGCGGCGCAGGGCAGTTTGGCGAAGTACATCTCCGTATTGAGCCGTTGCCCGATGCTGATTTTGAATTTGCGGATGAATTGGTGGGCATGAATCTTTCCCGTTCCTATCTGGCTCCCATTGAAAAGAGCATCAGAGCCACCATGGAGCGCGGCGCATTTGCGGGCTACCCGATGAGCAATGTGAAAGTCATTGTGTATGACGGCAAGGAACACGAAGTGGATTCAAAGCCTGTGGCATTTGAAATTGCCGGGCGCGAAGCGTTCAAGCTGGCTGTTCAGGATGCGGGTCCGGTGTTGTTCGAGCCGATCATGAACGTGCGTGTGACGATCCCGGATGCGAACATGGGTGACGTAATGAGCGACCTGAATTCACGCCGCGGGCGTGTGCAAGGCACGGATTCGGAGCACGGGAATACCATTATCATCGCTCATGTGCCTATGGCGGAAATGCTGAAATACACAACGCAGATCCGTTCCATTACGGGCGGACGCGGTTACTTCACCATGGAGTTCGACCATTACGAAATGGTCCCGACGCACGTAGCGGGTCAGATTATTGAAGCGCACAGGAAGGAATTGGAAGCCAAGAAGGAAGAGTAG
- a CDS encoding MoaD/ThiS family protein gives MPVVRFPALMKYYVDNQSEFSMPGVTIAELIENTLLQYPTLKPHLFSSNGEIRRHFNIFVNGIHIRDLEGMATELKENDKVIFMASAAGG, from the coding sequence ATGCCAGTTGTCCGATTCCCTGCCTTGATGAAATATTATGTGGATAACCAGAGTGAGTTCAGCATGCCCGGTGTGACCATTGCTGAATTGATCGAAAATACCCTTCTTCAGTATCCCACCCTCAAGCCGCACCTTTTCAGTTCCAATGGTGAGATCCGCCGTCACTTCAATATTTTTGTGAACGGCATTCATATCCGCGACTTGGAAGGGATGGCGACAGAGTTGAAAGAGAACGATAAGGTTATCTTTATGGCATCCGCGGCGGGGGGATAA
- a CDS encoding cysteine synthase family protein gives MTLLDFRLTESNTIPLDSLAQHVGNTPLLPLRRVTRSLPPRVQVFAKAEWFNPGGSVKDRPALNIIQTAIINGDLGNGKRLLDSTSGNMGISYATFGAALGIPVTLAVPASASSERISILKALGAELILTDPLEGSDGAILKARELAAEHPEKYWYANQYNNPANWQAHYRSTGPEILCQTNQQITHFVAGLGTSGTFTGTSRYLYEQLPHVKRIAFQPDAPFHGLEGLKHMPTSIKPGIYDESLVGNPLEVKTEAAHEMVIRLAREEGLFVGISSAAAVVAALHVASELDEGVVVTVLPDAGYKYLSDKALWEK, from the coding sequence ATGACCTTACTCGACTTTCGACTTACTGAATCCAACACCATCCCGCTGGACAGCCTCGCCCAACATGTGGGGAATACGCCCCTGCTTCCGCTTCGCCGCGTGACCCGCAGCCTGCCTCCGCGAGTTCAGGTCTTTGCCAAGGCTGAATGGTTCAACCCCGGCGGCTCGGTCAAGGACCGCCCTGCGCTGAACATCATCCAAACCGCCATCATCAACGGTGACTTGGGCAATGGCAAGCGCCTGCTGGACTCGACCTCCGGCAATATGGGCATTTCCTATGCCACCTTCGGCGCGGCGCTGGGAATCCCGGTCACATTGGCGGTGCCAGCCAGCGCCAGTTCCGAGCGCATCTCCATTCTCAAAGCGCTCGGCGCGGAATTGATCCTCACCGATCCGCTCGAAGGCTCGGACGGCGCAATATTGAAAGCCCGTGAACTCGCCGCGGAACACCCTGAGAAATACTGGTATGCCAATCAATACAATAATCCCGCCAACTGGCAGGCGCATTATCGCTCCACGGGACCGGAGATCCTTTGCCAGACCAATCAGCAGATCACACATTTTGTGGCGGGCTTGGGAACATCCGGCACATTCACAGGGACGAGCCGCTATTTGTATGAACAATTGCCCCATGTAAAGCGCATTGCTTTCCAGCCTGATGCGCCCTTCCACGGGCTTGAGGGACTGAAGCACATGCCAACCTCGATCAAGCCCGGGATCTATGATGAGTCTCTGGTGGGGAACCCGCTCGAGGTCAAGACCGAGGCGGCGCATGAGATGGTAATCAGGCTTGCGCGGGAGGAAGGTCTGTTCGTGGGGATTTCGTCTGCGGCGGCAGTCGTGGCTGCGCTTCACGTTGCCAGTGAATTGGATGAGGGCGTGGTCGTGACCGTCCTGCCCGACGCGGGCTACAAATATTTGAGCGACAAGGCGCTGTGGGAGAAATGA
- a CDS encoding M67 family metallopeptidase, with protein MPQQFIERISAHLEGAYPEEGAGFLLGVDGEVREILALPNAREDEARHNRYLITPEDYLNAELKADTLGLGLIGVFHSHPDCPNEPSEFDREWAQPFFSYVITRVDHGKAVSHRSWRLAEDRSKYEEEELEIVKMPVVE; from the coding sequence ATGCCGCAACAGTTCATTGAACGCATCTCCGCGCATTTGGAAGGCGCATATCCTGAAGAGGGCGCGGGCTTCCTGCTGGGCGTGGACGGCGAAGTGCGTGAAATTCTGGCTTTGCCAAATGCGCGTGAAGACGAAGCGCGTCACAACCGTTATTTGATCACGCCCGAGGATTATCTCAACGCCGAATTAAAAGCGGATACGCTTGGCTTGGGTTTGATTGGCGTCTTCCATTCGCATCCCGATTGCCCGAATGAGCCCTCGGAATTCGACCGTGAATGGGCGCAACCGTTTTTCTCGTATGTCATCACGCGTGTGGATCATGGCAAAGCGGTCAGCCACCGTTCATGGCGGCTCGCTGAAGACCGCTCGAAGTATGAGGAAGAGGAATTGGAGATCGTAAAGATGCCGGTGGTCGAGTAG
- a CDS encoding DUF4395 domain-containing protein: MSTQTLQKVDHSAFKTNQLLIIGLNVLAFVFDLPSFAALVALAMGLGTLLKKPGFGFVYTSLLKPRGWMKPDVLDDNPEPHRFAQFVGFLFMVAGSLALFLGFPLPGWTLVWIVVALAALNAFGGFCVGCAMYYWLARLKVPGFVKQPPTGTFPGGKPKAGAAA, translated from the coding sequence ATGTCAACCCAAACCTTACAAAAAGTGGATCACTCTGCATTCAAAACAAATCAATTGCTCATTATCGGGCTGAACGTTCTCGCGTTCGTTTTCGATCTGCCGAGCTTTGCCGCGCTCGTTGCGCTGGCAATGGGACTTGGCACACTTCTCAAAAAGCCCGGCTTCGGTTTTGTGTACACGTCCCTGCTCAAGCCGCGCGGATGGATGAAACCTGACGTGCTGGATGACAACCCGGAGCCGCATCGTTTCGCGCAATTCGTCGGATTTCTCTTCATGGTGGCTGGTTCGCTGGCGCTGTTTCTCGGTTTTCCGCTTCCCGGCTGGACCCTGGTCTGGATCGTCGTTGCCCTTGCCGCGCTCAACGCCTTTGGCGGATTTTGCGTCGGCTGCGCGATGTATTACTGGTTGGCAAGGTTGAAAGTGCCGGGATTTGTCAAACAACCGCCCACAGGGACGTTCCCCGGCGGCAAGCCGAAAGCGGGGGCGGCGGCATGA